A genomic window from Triticum urartu cultivar G1812 chromosome 7, Tu2.1, whole genome shotgun sequence includes:
- the LOC125518691 gene encoding uncharacterized protein LOC125518691: MELAGGLWVMCRNADRRLRVPPAPARTAAASARGLHHLLRGLCTTEAPPSPLSPSELDAISALIPRLISEGQVPAVGRLLSAALLLPGSPERLPSPPLAEHLASLPTLTPAFALLTALRHHPVRPSPLPLATPLLGHLLVMHHAREAAFVLRWLCRLDSPRRPDAATYGIAVAGFCRFGDARSALVALDEMASDRVPPSLELQEAVRDAMLQDARIEEAWALEEAMRPPESKKTGTKATRQERELRGKKMASEASSSNAATDLEALMSELGLQEEDMDDVVVEKEDPLPPTTTRWMAIARVHTEKKYSQYGFFKTMRAAWDLAQPVQF; encoded by the exons ATGGAGCTCGCCGGCGGGTTATGGGTGATGTGTCGCAACGCTGACCGGCGGCTCCGCGTGCCGC ctGCCCCTGCTCGCACCGCCGCGGCCTCTGCTCGTGGCCTCCACCATCTCCTTCGGGGCCTCTGCACAACGGAAGCgcctccctcccccctctccccgtccgagctcgacgccatctcCGCGCTCATCCCACGACTCATCTCTGAGGGCCAGGTCCCCGCCGTCGGCCGCCTCCTCTCCGCGGCACTCCTCCTGCCCGGCTCCCCGGAGCGCCTCCCGTCCCCTCCGCTCGCGGAGCACCTCGCCTCCCTCCCCACGCTCACCCCGGCATTCGCCCTGCTCACCGCGCTCCGCCACCACCCCGTCCGCCCCTCGCCGCTCCCGCTCGCCACCCCGCTCCTCGGCCACCTCCTCGTGATGCACCACGCCCGCGAGGCCGCTTTCGTGCTCCGCTGGCTCTGCCGCCTCGACTCCCCGCGCCGGCCCGACGCCGCCACCTACGGCATCGCCGTCGCCGGGTTCTGCAGGTTCGGGGACGCCAGGAGCGCGCTCGTCGCCCTCGACGAGATGGCCTCCGACAGGGTTCCGCCCTCACTGGAGCTGCAGGAGGCGGTGCGGGATGCGATGCTGCAGGACGCGAGGATCGAGGAGGCGTGGGCGCTGGAGGAGGCTATGCGGCCGCCGGAGTCCAAGAAGACGGGAACCAAGGCGACGCGTCAAGAGAGAGAGCTTcgg GGAAAGAAGATGGCGTCTGAGGCGTCGAGCTCCAACGCTGCGACGGACCTGGAGGCGCTGATGAGTGAATTGGGACTCCAAGAGGAGGACATGGATGATGTGGTGGTGGAGAAGGAAGATCCGCTGCCGCCGACGACAACTCGATGGATGGCCATAGCGCGAGTCCATACGGAAAAGAAATACAGTCAATATGGTTTCTTCAAGACAATGAGGGCAGCATGGGATCTCGCCCAACCAGTGCAGTTTTGA